GACCTGTCTTAAAATATTACTTAATTGAGATTGTGACAAAATTCACATGTaagtttcaattaaaaaaattcagtgtaaGTTCAAAGTACAGTAGTTTACCCTGAAGGACCTTTGTCATTATGACATCTGTTAATATACAGCTGTGCATGCATAGCCATGTCTTCAAACTGTAAAAGAGGCAAAGTTCAGTCACAAGCTGTAATTTATCAGTAGGCCCAATGCTGAactttgtttctttaaaaaaaaaaaaaaaaaaatctcgttTTCTTGTCTTGCGTCATCACAGTCTACTcactttaaaattaataaatgtagctGTGATCCAAACTAATTATTAGGTACTctcccactcttttttttttcttaatacacATTATTAGAATTCTGTATGCTGTGGTCATTTCAGTGTTCATGCTCACACCAGTGCATAATCCTCCCTCAGCACCAACCTTTGACCTATAATTTCCTCTCTGTAGCATATGGTGATCACAGGACCAAAGCATTCTTCTTCAAACCATTCTTCATTACCCTGTGCGCCCATTCTCAGTTCTTCCCCATGGAAAGAGGAAGATCGTGAAActtggtttattttttctcatGGCACAGCAGGGGATGCAGGGCTTTACAGAGATATTCAACAGGGGTTAGAGTGGACCCGCCACAGCCTGCTTGATCCTGCCGTCTAAGCCCAGCTTCAAAggcatgaaaaaataaataataaaaactagaGTGGACTGGATTGGTCCTTAAAGAGGGTTGTTTTTCTgccttttatgttttatgtcatTGTTAGGAAAAAAACCTCAAAGCTGCAGTATGGCTATATTTTCCTTGCAGGATATGCAGGATGCTAACAgctttcatttgtatttatggCCGTGCATTTCTATATACACTGGAATTTACTACTTTATTGCTTGAAGTCCACATGAAATAGCGATGCCAAAATTACTTTTATTGCTGTGTTCCAAACAATATAGgtcattttaaagttaaaataagTTCAGAAATTGATGACATAAGCTACACACCCAATGTTGCTAAATTCCTTTTAATTTCTGTGCTTacttgacagttttttttttgtgtccaaatggacataaaacaaaaattttgaAGGAGGGCACTGCATTTTACAACTGCACACACCATATATTGTTCAGATACTTGAAAGTTGCAGAGTAGCAGAGAACTGCATACAAGTCTCAAGTATGTGTTGTAACAAAATATTTAGTAAATTACTTAGAAGCAGGCTTGTGTCCTTCAGGGTACCACATGTTCTGGTCTTGTAACCATTTAAAATAATGGCaaccattatttattaatgttactaATATAACAGAATTTTGAACCTGGAAGCAAAAGCTGACATTTTCCAGTTTATGATAAGTTAAAATTAAGTCATGAAATTAAAAGATCATTTTAACACCTGTATTAGGTCAGGCTATAGAGCTATATTGTACCACTAGTGAAAGAAAACATAACACCATGATTGTATGATACATGTCTCAATTTATAAGTGTGTAGCACATGAGCACTTATCATTGAACTACtgtatttaaatacagaatGTGTGTAAACAACAAAGACTAGTAAAACAGTGTTAACaaactgtgtgagtgtgtgtacataagAGACGAGTAGGTCCTGCTGTGTCCTGTATTTGCTTaggccaagaaaaaaaaacactctcgCTGCTTATTACTTATCATCTGCTCTCAGCTGCTCTGCCCTTTCTGAAATGCTCAGCCATGTTATTTCACCAATGTGAACACTGCCTTGTCAGCCGTTTTATTGTCACCTTttgtcttttcctttttatctCTTCATGTCTTATATCTTATCAGCTCTTCAGTACTGCTCACTTCTAGCTTTGAGATGAGTGTAATTTTCTTGCTTTCAGTAGTACCTCATGGAAACAAAGTCTAGCTTGTAGTCTTTCccttttacttgtttttttcccctctcgtTCATTCTCTCTCACGCTTTTACCCCTCcccgctctctccctctctgcctctcacaGAGAACAATGTCAGAGTGTTTTTCCCGGGTGACAGAACTGAATGTTGTCCCCTCAATGTCGCAGAGGAGAATTTCAAACAGCCCCGTGGGGCACCAGGGGCACATGGATAAATCCCACACTTTCCTTCCTCTACACTGAGCACTTTCTTTTCAGTTTCACAAATTAAGGGGAAAAGGTTCTCTGAAAGATGATGAACACTCAAATGACTACAAAgctgttaaatatttatgtatataaataaatatgtatttttaaatatctataTTGAGGAAGAAAGAGCTGATTTAAATTTGAGACATGCTCTCTGAAGATTTTAGTTCAGTGGTGCTCTAACAATACATAAATTCTGCACCGCTTGTTCTTGTTGCGCCCTCTTGTGGTACATCTTTAGCTACATTCGTGATTCAGTATCAGCAAAGGCTAGATTTCataacttaaaataaatttaaaaaaaaaaaaaagttaattgcTTATTGGTTAATTTAAGGGCTGATTGTTATTactaaatgaacatttttatagCTCTAACTTGAGAATGATGATACCTGAGGATATGAAAAATTGAGGGTATGGAATATCAGAAGTCGTCCTACAtgaccccaaaaaaacaaaaatgcaagtGTTTGATTTGCAACATCACAAAAGGTTTGAGTAGGGATGTAGAGTTAAAGGTTGTGCAgtactcttttttcccccaatcttGCTCACTACTTCAGAAAGCTTGATCAATCCTTTCTGGTTCCACAgttattttttacacacttatttttgtttgttcctgCCCTcgatattttctaatattttctaAGTTTATTCCcccaaatataaataaattagtcaTTTAACAGTGACCTTAACCAGAATAATGCATTTCCGGAAGATAGTAATGCAATGCACAAGTGCACTGCACAGTGCCACAGAAACAATCTGCTGCATCCAGAACACTCCCTGGCCTTTCTTCGTCCTGCGAGGTTCAGATCTGACCACCAACTCCCACCTGAATGGGAGTAAAAAAACCACCTGATCCTGCCACTTTTTAGCAGTCCCAATGTACACTTCTAATTCAAAGTAAGAAGAACAAAACAGACTGTCCTAAAAAGCTATTGTTTTAATTGCCATCTTCTGCCAGGTGAGCTGGGCTGAATGCTAAAGGCAGCAGCTCTCTCAGACTTGTTTTCTTATAGGCCCCATCAGGCTTTGTCAGATAAATGTCCCACTCTGTACCAaactgagaggaagagagatgaaTAAACACAATAAGTGATATGCTAGATTAGAGCAAAAACCTAATGTTTATTGCAGTAATTTCCACATGCACACTCAAATATATGAAAAAGTAGACCTTACCTCCATTAACACCTGTCGACAGGCCCCACAGGGTCCCACAAAACTATCTTTAATATCACTGAGGGAAAGCAAAAGCAAATGTTAATAATGTCAACATAAGCATTTAATAAATCAACTTGCTCTCAAGGGTACACGTGACATCTGACTATACCAGTCCCTTTCCCCCAGATAAATATGCTTCCCTCAACCTACTTGCCAAGAAGTAATGCATAACACTGGCTCAGTCTGTATAGTGTTGAAAAGCATGAGCCTTACCATGTGACTGCTATAGCTGTAAAACTTCTGTGGCCCTCAGCTACAGCTCTCTGTATGGCTGTTCGCTCTGCACAAACTGTAAGGCCGTAAGAAGCATTCTCTACGTTGCAACctgatatacacacatacacacaatgcaTGTCAGAGTAGGTCCTGACAGCTGATAAATCATGATTATGATTTTGGCCTATATAAAGCATTGACAGTTCCAGTCCTGGAAGTCAGTAGTACGGCATGCTTCAGTTTTCCCCTATTAGTATTCATCATGTTCAGTGTATAAAATTTGATAATTACAGTCCAGAACTGAAAGTTGCCAACCATAACCCATTCATGTGTACCTGTGATTATGGCACCTCCTGATGTCAAAATAGCAGCACCAACCGGGAACTGGCTATAGGGACAATAAGCCATGTCTCGTGCCTGCAAGCATTTTGCCACCAGTTCTGCAACTTGATGAGACATGAACATTGTTGTCAACAAAATTGcttaaataaatatagttaaattAGTTAAACAAAGTTAAATAGATCACTGCGCTGAcataaaaccacctgcctaatattgtgtaggtctcccttgtgcctccaaaacagctctgacccatcgaggcatggactccacaagacctctgaaggtgtgctgtagcatttggcaccaagacgttagcaacagatcctttaagtcttgtaagttgcgaggtggggcctccatgttattggacttgtttgtccaacaCATCCCACAGTTCGGATTGAGAGCTGGGGAAATTggaagccaagtcaacaccttgaactctgtcatgttcctcaaactattcctgaacaattttgcagtgtggcagggcacattatcctgctgtaAGAGGCtgctgccattagggaataccgttgccatgaaggggtgtacttggtctgcaacaatgtttaggtaggtggtacgtgtcaaagtagcAGACACataaatgccaggacccaaggtttcccagcagaacattgcccagggcatcacactgcctctgccagcttgccttcttcccgtactgcatcctggtgccatctcttccccaggtaagcatgCACatggccgtccacatgatgtaaaaaaaaaaaaaaaagtgattcatcagaccaggccaccttctttcactgctctatggtccagttctgatgctcacgtgcccattgtaggcgcatCTGGTGGTGGAcggaggtcagcatgggcacaatgaccagtctgcagctacgATACATTGTGTGTTCTCAGTCatcccagtcatctagccatcacaatttggcctttgtcaaagttgctcagatccttacgcttgcccatttttcctgcttccaatacATCAAcattgagaactgactgttcacttgctgtctaatgtatcccaccccttgacaggtgccactgtaatgaaataatcaatgttattcacttcacctgtcagtgtttttaatgttatggctgatcagtgtaagtAAATAAGCCTGACAAATTTACAAGTTAAAGTATACCATATTGCTTACTCCTGTTCCATGTCCTCATTGAATATCAATTACTTTGTTCTCAAATATTTACCACTTGAACACAGTGCTGAGCAGGGATGCATtttatcaacttttttttttttttttttgctacagcTACTGGATTTCTATCTGTGTCAGAGAACTAATTTTCTTAATTAGTTCTTGAGAAATTTAAacagaatatacactcaccaagcactttattaggaacacctgtacacctactcatttatgcaattatctaatcagccaatcatatggcagcagtgcaatgcataaaatcatgcagatacgggccagcagcttcgggtaatgttcacatcaaccatcacaatgaggaaaaaatgtgatcttagtgattttgaccgtggtaTGATTGTTgttgccagatgagctggtttgagtatttctctactgatctcctgggattttcacacacaacagtctctagagtttactcagaatggtgcaataaataaaaaacacccagtgagcGAAGACTcaaaaaacgtagcctggtctgatgaattttgatttctgctgatgtaGTTTTTTGAAACGCCAGATGGTGTGACTTGGACACATCATCAGTGATGAACCCATGGTCATAGGATGTTTTGGGTCTTAGATCATCAGATACCCTCACCTGGGTGACCCAGTCGGGGGTGATCAGTCCTGGCTTATGTCCAAGTGGCGCGCTACACCATGGATCACCCCTCTTGATCTACAGCCAACTTGATGCTTTTTCTACAGCTTTGATGCTCTTTCCTGTAACCCTCTGATGCCAAGGAGACTGAGTGTCCAATGTAGAGACTGGACTGCGAAGCCCCTGAAGCCCACCTCAATGGGCTTACAGTGGACCTTCCACCCATGCCTTCAAGATTCCTCTACCAGTTCAAGATATTTGGCTTTCTTACGCTCATGGGGACACTGTTCCCAGGGGACAGTGAGCTCCAACATAACTCACTGTAGGGTCAGATGTAGGATCAGAATTTGGTGTTCTTCAATGGCCTTCcaagtcactggatctgaatctaAAACAACACGTTTGGGATGTGGTACAACGGGAGagtcacagcatgaaagtgcacctgaaaaatctgcaggaattgcatgatgcagtcatgtcaacatggaccagaatctcaaagtaATGTTTACAACATCTTGTGGAaaccatgccatgaagaattgaggcagttttgagagcaaatggaggccctacccagtattagtatagtgttcctaataaaatgtttggtgagtgtataaATCTTTGTACTGTTTGCACTTGTCTCACGCTGTCATGTATCTGCattttatgtagtcctgtgtactTGTGCCACTGTATTGTTATGTGCTGCATCAGGGTCCTGGGGAAACGACATTTCGTTCTATATGCCATGTCAGTTTTaagtcaagtgtttttttttgtttttctttttaaatttatcattcctttatatagcttgtatacattcgAATGAAAGATCGTTTCCCCAGGACCATGATGCAGCACATAATACAATggcatataatatataagacTGACATTGAATATAGAAGATATAATGTAGGATATAATATATACTAGATGTGGATTCctcttcagtaagagctttatcctcTTCAGGTTCAAactggatctggagcctaatcccgggaacactgggcatgaggcaggaatacattcTGAATGGgttgccagtccatcacaatgcactcattcacacctagcacAGGTGCATAGccatttagcatagccagtccacttaCAGGCAATTTTTTTTAGAGGTGTGAGGAAATTCTGaggacccagaggaaacccacactgacaCATGGAGAACTgtctccatacagacagtaacccgagctcaagaCTGTACCGGGGGCCATAAAGTTATGTGGTGGCAATGTGccatatatatactgtatgacactgttttattttgtccCTGGTCATAACATCATGTCCAAAAACACTACCCTGTATCCGAGTAAAGAATTTTATTGTTTGTATGGAACAGGAAGTATGGCGCCATTTTAGATACAATTTATGTTTATTCACATAAATAATGTTAAGCCACAGCATTCCACAACAAGATAAACAGAAACGGTTTagattttttgtattatttttgtaccCATTCACAAAATCCTACAGTTGAGTCTTTAGCTCTAGTAAGCCTACCTTAAGACAATGTTTCCTCCTACTGGACACATTTTGAACTACACTAGTGCTAACAACTT
This genomic interval from Pangasianodon hypophthalmus isolate fPanHyp1 chromosome 4, fPanHyp1.pri, whole genome shotgun sequence contains the following:
- the zgc:103586 gene encoding zgc:103586 isoform X3 yields the protein MAVAELVAKCLQARDMAYCPYSQFPVGAAILTSGGAIITGCNVENASYGLTVCAERTAIQRAVAEGHRSFTAIAVTCDIKDSFVGPCGACRQVLMEFGTEWDIYLTKPDGAYKKTSLRELLPLAFSPAHLAEDGN
- the zgc:103586 gene encoding zgc:103586 isoform X1 yields the protein MGQSCFGGTRETYTILVAELVAKCLQARDMAYCPYSQFPVGAAILTSGGAIITGCNVENASYGLTVCAERTAIQRAVAEGHRSFTAIAVTCDIKDSFVGPCGACRQVLMEFGTEWDIYLTKPDGAYKKTSLRELLPLAFSPAHLAEDGN
- the zgc:103586 gene encoding zgc:103586 isoform X2 is translated as MSHQVAELVAKCLQARDMAYCPYSQFPVGAAILTSGGAIITGCNVENASYGLTVCAERTAIQRAVAEGHRSFTAIAVTCDIKDSFVGPCGACRQVLMEFGTEWDIYLTKPDGAYKKTSLRELLPLAFSPAHLAEDGN